Proteins encoded within one genomic window of uncultured Draconibacterium sp.:
- a CDS encoding antibiotic biosynthesis monooxygenase, with translation MIANTPKPPYYAVIFTTERSTIDEGYTKMAQQMLEMAQQQPGFLGEESAREGLGITVSYWESLEAIKNWKHNAKHLQAQKLGKEKWYKKYKLRVARVERDTEF, from the coding sequence ATGATTGCAAATACACCAAAACCACCATACTACGCAGTGATTTTCACAACCGAACGCAGCACAATTGATGAAGGTTACACCAAAATGGCCCAACAAATGTTAGAGATGGCCCAACAGCAGCCCGGATTTTTAGGTGAAGAATCAGCACGTGAAGGATTGGGAATAACCGTTTCGTATTGGGAGAGTTTGGAAGCGATTAAGAACTGGAAACATAATGCCAAACATTTGCAGGCGCAAAAACTGGGAAAAGAAAAGTGGTATAAAAAGTATAAGTTAAGAGTTGCCCGCGTGGAGCGTGATACGGAATTCTGA
- a CDS encoding RNA methyltransferase: MRKLRNIELGRLSVEEYKQSTKTPIVVVLDNIRSCNNIGSVFRTSDALLINKIYLCGITATPPNNEIRKTALDAEKSVDWEYFEHTEGVVKKLQQEGFKVYAIEQVENSIMLPDFEPADDEKVALVFGNEVKGVKQSVVDLCNGSIEIPQYGTKHSFNISVSAGIVLWDIFQKIDSAK, translated from the coding sequence ATGCGCAAACTAAGAAATATAGAACTTGGCCGTTTAAGCGTTGAGGAATACAAACAATCGACAAAAACCCCCATTGTTGTGGTGCTCGATAATATCAGAAGTTGTAACAACATTGGTTCGGTGTTCCGTACTTCGGATGCCTTGCTGATTAATAAAATTTACCTGTGCGGAATTACAGCCACACCTCCCAACAACGAAATCAGGAAAACCGCTCTCGACGCAGAAAAATCGGTTGACTGGGAATATTTTGAACATACCGAAGGAGTGGTTAAAAAGCTGCAGCAAGAAGGTTTTAAAGTTTATGCCATCGAACAAGTGGAAAACAGTATTATGCTACCCGATTTTGAGCCGGCTGACGACGAAAAAGTTGCACTGGTCTTTGGTAACGAGGTGAAAGGTGTAAAACAAAGTGTGGTGGATCTTTGCAATGGCAGTATTGAAATTCCGCAATACGGCACCAAGCATTCTTTCAATATTTCGGTAAGTGCCGGAATTGTTTTGTGGGATATTTTTCAGAAAATTGATTCGGCAAAATAG
- a CDS encoding arginine deiminase family protein yields the protein MQTSVHSEIGQLEGVIIHTPGSEVENMTPANAERALYSDILNLSIASAEYAQFEGVLKKVSKVYQVKDLLADILANDEVKKELLNEICMTEYIDSCQQMLDNDAKKLATMLIEGVVLEKNNLTNYLSNERFLLRPLHNLFFTRDSAMAMNDNMLIGKMANPVRERESLIMEAIYKYHPDIESNVLNPAKPESNIMVNRKSMVEGGDVQIARDDIFVIGTGVRTSTQGIDFIIENIKKQKKEKQHIIVQELPETPESFIHLDMVFTFLNTDGCMVYPPVIFGMSRFKTIHLEIENGNVNRIEEMPNLPKALKKLGMDLKPISCGGNGDEWIQEREQWHSGANFLAFAPGKIIGYQRNVHTIEELSNNGYEVVAATDIISGKASVEDYKKCVVTIAGSELARGGGGARCMSQPFRRGAVNW from the coding sequence ATGCAAACATCGGTTCATTCAGAAATTGGCCAACTGGAAGGCGTTATTATCCACACTCCGGGCTCGGAAGTTGAAAACATGACACCGGCAAATGCCGAACGTGCGCTGTACAGCGACATACTAAATTTGTCGATTGCATCAGCCGAATATGCCCAGTTTGAAGGCGTGCTAAAAAAAGTATCGAAGGTGTACCAGGTAAAAGATCTGCTGGCTGATATTCTGGCGAACGATGAAGTAAAAAAAGAGCTGCTGAATGAGATTTGCATGACCGAATACATCGATTCGTGCCAGCAAATGCTTGATAACGACGCAAAAAAACTGGCCACAATGCTTATTGAAGGAGTGGTGCTGGAGAAAAACAATCTTACCAATTACTTGAGTAACGAGCGTTTTTTGCTGCGGCCTTTACACAACCTGTTTTTCACGCGCGATTCGGCAATGGCAATGAACGATAATATGCTTATTGGCAAAATGGCCAATCCTGTTCGCGAACGGGAGTCGCTAATCATGGAGGCTATTTACAAATATCATCCGGATATTGAAAGTAATGTTTTAAACCCGGCCAAACCGGAATCAAACATTATGGTGAACCGAAAATCGATGGTAGAAGGCGGTGATGTACAAATTGCCCGCGACGATATTTTTGTGATTGGCACCGGTGTGAGAACCAGCACGCAGGGAATTGATTTTATCATTGAAAACATCAAAAAGCAGAAAAAAGAGAAACAACATATAATCGTGCAGGAACTGCCCGAAACTCCTGAATCCTTTATTCACCTCGATATGGTTTTTACTTTTTTGAACACCGATGGATGCATGGTTTATCCGCCCGTAATTTTTGGAATGAGCCGCTTTAAAACCATTCATCTTGAAATTGAGAATGGGAATGTAAACCGTATTGAGGAAATGCCCAACCTGCCAAAAGCCTTGAAAAAACTGGGCATGGATTTGAAACCAATTTCTTGTGGTGGTAACGGAGACGAGTGGATTCAGGAGCGTGAACAGTGGCACAGCGGCGCTAACTTTTTGGCTTTTGCACCGGGAAAAATAATTGGCTACCAGCGTAACGTTCACACCATTGAAGAACTGAGCAACAACGGCTACGAGGTAGTTGCAGCTACCGACATTATTTCGGGGAAAGCTTCGGTTGAGGATTACAAAAAATGCGTGGTAACCATTGCCGGCTCGGAACTGGCGCGCGGCGGTGGTGGTGCACGTTGTATGTCGCAACCATTCAGAAGAGGAGCCGTGAACTGGTAG
- a CDS encoding MBL fold metallo-hydrolase, translated as MIKVEKFVVNPLSQNSLVLSDEETKECVLIDPGFYYGEEQDEVKYYIERNELKPVKIINTHCHFDHIMGVDFIRDEYKIPFLAHVDDAFWVDRAVDQGKMYNFDMKPVKPIDTFIEEGQTIEFGEVSLEVIHVPGHAPGHVVFYSKNDNLLIAGDVLFYGSIGRTDLPGGDFDTLITNIKEKLFPLPNDTKVYCGHGPETTLGFEKENNPFLT; from the coding sequence ATGATAAAAGTTGAAAAGTTTGTAGTAAACCCACTGAGCCAGAATAGTTTGGTTTTAAGCGATGAAGAAACAAAAGAATGTGTACTTATCGATCCAGGGTTTTATTACGGAGAAGAGCAGGACGAGGTAAAATATTACATTGAGCGAAACGAGCTGAAACCGGTAAAAATAATTAATACGCATTGCCATTTCGATCATATAATGGGTGTTGATTTTATTCGTGACGAATATAAAATTCCGTTTTTGGCGCATGTCGACGATGCCTTTTGGGTAGATCGGGCAGTTGATCAGGGGAAAATGTATAATTTCGATATGAAGCCGGTAAAACCTATTGATACATTTATTGAAGAGGGACAAACAATTGAGTTTGGCGAAGTAAGTCTTGAAGTTATTCATGTTCCCGGGCATGCTCCCGGCCATGTAGTTTTTTACAGCAAAAACGATAATCTGTTAATTGCAGGCGATGTATTGTTTTATGGCAGCATTGGCCGAACCGACTTGCCGGGTGGCGATTTTGATACCTTGATAACTAACATTAAAGAGAAGCTTTTTCCACTGCCCAACGACACCAAAGTGTACTGTGGCCACGGCCCGGAAACCACACTCGGCTTTGAAAAAGAGAATAATCCTTTTTTAACCTGA
- a CDS encoding biotin/lipoyl-containing protein — translation MAEEKKLKNLVVQGAVYKTTYTKRFENRVKYVTPDPNELYSFIPGTIIDLFVKTKQKVKEGETLLLLEAMKMENQVRMPFDGEIVKIHVKKGEVIPNRHLMIEIKPTK, via the coding sequence ATGGCAGAAGAAAAAAAGCTTAAAAATCTTGTTGTTCAAGGAGCTGTTTACAAAACAACTTATACCAAAAGGTTTGAAAACAGGGTAAAATATGTAACTCCGGATCCGAATGAACTTTACTCTTTCATTCCGGGAACAATCATCGATCTTTTTGTAAAAACAAAACAAAAGGTGAAAGAAGGAGAAACACTTTTATTGCTTGAGGCAATGAAAATGGAGAACCAGGTCAGAATGCCTTTTGATGGAGAGATCGTAAAAATTCACGTCAAAAAAGGAGAGGTTATTCCTAACCGTCATTTGATGATTGAAATTAAACCGACAAAATAA
- a CDS encoding DUF4294 domain-containing protein, which yields MKRLLFILIFLMGAWLAGAQKNDTSEINIGYVQDGDTIIFKNIKEIPVFPDREFKNKRQYRRYTRYIRKVKKVYPLAVEARELLKEYEPEYNALETRKEQRRLMKQLEKELLDKHKDELKKWSISDGRILLKLINRETERTPYSLIKDFRGGFSATFWQGIAKLFKNDLKAGYDPDEEDQVLEEIVTLIELGYY from the coding sequence GTGAAGAGACTGTTATTTATATTGATTTTTTTGATGGGAGCGTGGCTGGCAGGGGCTCAGAAAAATGACACTTCTGAGATAAATATTGGCTATGTTCAGGATGGTGACACCATAATTTTCAAGAACATTAAAGAGATACCTGTTTTCCCGGATCGGGAGTTTAAAAACAAACGACAATACCGGCGTTACACGCGTTATATACGAAAAGTGAAAAAGGTGTACCCATTGGCGGTTGAGGCGCGAGAATTGTTAAAAGAGTACGAGCCGGAATATAACGCTTTGGAAACACGAAAAGAACAGCGCAGATTGATGAAACAGCTTGAAAAGGAACTGCTGGACAAACATAAAGATGAACTGAAAAAATGGTCGATTTCGGATGGCCGGATTTTGCTGAAACTGATTAATCGCGAAACGGAGCGAACGCCATACAGTTTGATTAAAGATTTCAGGGGAGGATTTAGCGCCACTTTCTGGCAGGGAATTGCCAAACTTTTCAAAAACGATTTGAAAGCGGGTTACGATCCCGATGAAGAAGACCAGGTGTTGGAAGAAATCGTGACATTAATTGAATTAGGATATTATTAA
- the ispE gene encoding 4-(cytidine 5'-diphospho)-2-C-methyl-D-erythritol kinase produces MITFPNAKINIGLNVVAKRPDGYHNLETIFYPVKLSDALEVIEAEETIFSSSGIEIDATPENNLVYKAYSLLAGDYHLPPVRMHLHKVIPFGAGLGGGSADAAFALKMLNDYFGLGLTTAQLEDYAARIGADCPFFIENKPTFAHGIGDQFKPVNLDLSAYEIVIVKPPFSVSTPQAYRNIVPAKPDFYLLEIDQLPIEDWKTVVKNDFEKSVFPQFPEIEKLKNSLYEAGAVYASMSGSGSAVFGIFRHLPIDLDRFLPEGIFIYR; encoded by the coding sequence ATGATCACATTTCCCAATGCTAAAATAAATATCGGGCTTAATGTTGTGGCGAAACGACCGGATGGTTACCATAACCTGGAAACTATTTTTTATCCCGTAAAATTATCGGATGCGTTGGAAGTGATCGAAGCAGAAGAGACGATCTTTTCTTCATCGGGAATTGAAATTGATGCTACACCGGAAAATAACCTCGTTTATAAAGCTTATTCTTTACTTGCCGGGGATTATCACCTTCCTCCGGTAAGAATGCATTTACACAAAGTTATTCCGTTTGGCGCAGGGCTTGGAGGCGGATCTGCCGACGCAGCTTTTGCCTTAAAAATGCTGAACGATTATTTTGGGTTGGGATTAACAACAGCTCAACTCGAAGATTATGCTGCCCGAATTGGTGCCGATTGTCCGTTCTTCATCGAAAACAAACCCACTTTTGCACACGGTATTGGCGATCAGTTTAAACCGGTAAATCTCGATTTGTCGGCTTACGAGATCGTAATCGTTAAACCTCCTTTTTCGGTAAGTACGCCACAAGCTTATCGAAACATCGTTCCCGCAAAACCTGATTTTTACCTGCTGGAAATCGACCAACTTCCCATCGAAGATTGGAAAACAGTGGTGAAAAACGACTTCGAAAAAAGTGTATTTCCGCAATTCCCCGAAATTGAAAAACTGAAAAATAGTCTTTACGAAGCAGGCGCCGTTTATGCATCGATGTCGGGAAGTGGATCGGCAGTGTTTGGTATCTTTCGCCATTTACCGATAGATTTGGATAGATTCCTACCTGAAGGTATTTTTATTTACCGATAA
- a CDS encoding sugar transferase, which translates to MNKSWQTAKYLFFDFFAAALAWAAFFVYRKEIIEPQYFNGWDVPFELTPQFYLGLLIIPAFWVTFYYIVGFYNNIYHRSRLLELGQTLSTSIVGVVIIFFAFLLDDWIGSYKNYYNLVFTLFGLHFSLTYIFRLILTTRTIHKIHNRKIGFNTLIIGSNQKALKVYNAMSSQVRPAGNKFVGFIELDKNSDSVLNKQLPMLGHIKDIIDILDKEQIEEVILALETSEHDKLSEILTIIENRQITIWGIPDLYDLLSGMTKTNTIFGSPLIKISNGLMPGWQENMKRLLDVVFSIIALILFFPVFVMLAFTIKATSKGPIIYKQKRIGRYGKPFYIYKLRSMVAGAENGSPALSSENDERITPIGRFIRKTHLDEIPQFFNVILGSMSLVGPRPEREYYIKQIIKRAPHYTHLHKLRPGITSWGQVKCGYASNVDEMLERLTYDMMYLKNISLYIDFKILIYTIMVSVKGNGK; encoded by the coding sequence ATGAATAAATCATGGCAAACAGCCAAATATTTATTTTTCGATTTCTTTGCCGCTGCACTTGCCTGGGCTGCTTTTTTTGTGTACCGAAAAGAAATTATTGAACCCCAATATTTTAACGGATGGGACGTTCCTTTTGAGCTCACTCCGCAATTCTATTTAGGCTTGCTGATTATCCCTGCATTTTGGGTTACATTTTATTACATCGTTGGATTTTACAACAATATTTATCATCGTTCACGATTGCTGGAACTGGGGCAAACCCTCTCCACATCGATTGTTGGTGTTGTGATAATTTTCTTTGCATTTTTACTGGACGACTGGATTGGATCGTATAAAAACTACTACAACCTGGTGTTCACGTTGTTCGGATTACATTTCTCGCTCACTTATATTTTCCGGTTGATTCTGACCACGCGAACCATTCACAAAATTCACAATCGTAAGATTGGTTTTAACACGCTTATTATTGGCAGTAACCAGAAAGCACTGAAAGTATACAACGCAATGTCAAGCCAGGTACGGCCGGCCGGAAATAAATTTGTTGGTTTTATCGAACTCGATAAAAACAGCGATTCTGTTCTAAACAAGCAGTTGCCCATGCTGGGGCACATAAAAGACATCATCGATATTCTGGATAAAGAGCAGATTGAAGAAGTTATTCTGGCACTGGAAACAAGTGAGCATGATAAGCTGAGTGAAATACTTACGATTATTGAAAACAGGCAGATCACTATTTGGGGAATCCCCGATTTGTACGATTTGCTCTCCGGCATGACAAAAACCAACACCATTTTCGGAAGTCCACTCATAAAGATCAGCAATGGATTAATGCCCGGCTGGCAAGAAAACATGAAACGTTTACTAGATGTAGTGTTCTCGATAATTGCACTAATCCTGTTTTTCCCGGTATTTGTTATGTTGGCGTTTACCATTAAAGCAACATCAAAAGGACCAATTATATACAAACAGAAACGAATAGGACGATATGGGAAACCATTTTATATATATAAGCTGCGAAGTATGGTTGCCGGAGCAGAAAATGGCTCGCCTGCCCTTTCGTCAGAAAACGATGAACGGATTACACCAATAGGCCGCTTCATCCGGAAAACACACCTCGATGAAATACCCCAGTTTTTTAATGTTATTCTTGGGAGTATGTCGTTAGTAGGGCCTCGTCCCGAGCGGGAGTACTACATTAAACAAATTATAAAACGAGCACCGCATTACACTCACTTACATAAACTGCGTCCGGGAATAACTTCATGGGGGCAGGTAAAATGTGGTTATGCATCAAATGTTGACGAAATGTTGGAACGCTTAACCTACGATATGATGTATCTGAAAAACATTTCGCTGTACATCGACTTTAAAATACTTATTTACACCATCATGGTTAGTGTAAAAGGAAACGGAAAATAA
- the thpR gene encoding RNA 2',3'-cyclic phosphodiesterase, translating to MRKHIRTFIAIKIAPNSEVLKLLQYFKSLFPNDRINWVDTNNLHLTLRFIGNTTREQLYDLVEQLEDLFSAKTKFEITLKGIGYFKNKNQPRVLFIKLNESEDLLKLVPEIEEQVVACGFDGEQKVFRPHFTLGRIKSVENRNRFFSIVDEMATHEYQKIEVRDIILFQSILKQTGPEYRPIKTFPLK from the coding sequence ATGCGGAAACACATTCGAACTTTCATCGCCATAAAAATAGCACCGAACAGCGAAGTATTGAAACTGTTGCAGTATTTTAAAAGCCTGTTTCCCAACGACCGGATAAATTGGGTTGACACCAATAATCTTCATTTAACACTACGATTTATTGGCAACACAACACGCGAGCAACTCTATGACCTGGTCGAGCAATTAGAGGATTTATTTTCTGCCAAAACTAAGTTTGAAATTACTTTAAAAGGAATTGGCTATTTTAAAAACAAAAATCAGCCCCGTGTTTTATTTATAAAGCTAAACGAATCCGAAGATCTGTTGAAACTCGTGCCCGAGATTGAGGAGCAAGTGGTTGCCTGTGGTTTTGATGGAGAGCAAAAAGTGTTCAGACCTCATTTTACTTTGGGGCGCATAAAATCGGTAGAAAACAGAAACCGCTTTTTCTCCATTGTAGATGAAATGGCAACACATGAATATCAAAAGATTGAAGTGAGAGACATAATATTATTTCAGAGTATATTAAAACAAACCGGCCCCGAATACAGGCCAATTAAAACATTTCCATTAAAATGA
- a CDS encoding protein-L-isoaspartate(D-aspartate) O-methyltransferase: MVNETSRHKGLRKRLVDGLKVKGIRNEAVLAAIGNVPRHLFMDSGFINFAYKDQAFPIGAGQTISQPYTVGFQTQLLDVQKGEKILEVGTGSGYQAAVLVEMGAKVFTIERQKELYTKTHKFLPSIGYKPACFFGDGYKGLPDFAPFDKILVTAGAPSVPSELKTQLKIGGKLVVPVGNDKHQDMCEIIRTDENDYTLKKHGGFVFVPLLKGTVNF; this comes from the coding sequence ATGGTAAACGAAACATCGCGACATAAAGGGCTTCGTAAACGTTTAGTTGATGGACTAAAAGTTAAAGGTATTCGTAACGAAGCTGTTTTGGCTGCTATTGGTAATGTGCCTCGGCATTTATTTATGGATAGTGGTTTTATAAATTTTGCGTATAAAGACCAGGCATTTCCAATTGGTGCCGGACAAACCATTTCGCAACCGTATACGGTAGGTTTTCAAACCCAGCTGCTTGATGTGCAAAAAGGGGAGAAAATTCTGGAAGTTGGAACCGGATCGGGTTATCAGGCAGCCGTTTTGGTTGAGATGGGAGCAAAGGTTTTTACCATTGAACGCCAAAAAGAGTTGTACACAAAAACACACAAGTTTTTGCCGTCAATAGGATACAAACCCGCCTGTTTTTTTGGCGACGGTTATAAAGGATTACCCGATTTTGCGCCTTTCGATAAAATATTGGTAACGGCAGGTGCTCCTTCGGTTCCGTCGGAATTGAAAACGCAGCTGAAAATAGGAGGCAAACTTGTTGTGCCGGTGGGTAACGACAAACACCAGGATATGTGCGAGATTATCCGCACCGACGAAAATGATTACACCTTGAAAAAACATGGAGGCTTTGTTTTTGTTCCTCTCTTAAAAGGAACCGTAAATTTCTGA
- the gcvP gene encoding aminomethyl-transferring glycine dehydrogenase, which yields MSQDRFVTRHIGPRGLEVAEMLEFVGVSSMEELLEQTVPSNIRLQQPLKMKEGLSERKYFRRILDLASKNKVFNTYIGMGYYDTITPAVVLRNVLENPVWYTSYTPYQAEISQGRLEALLNFQTMVCGLTGMDIANASLLDEATAAAEAMVMMANLRSRKMVKAGVNTILVDDKMWPQTHDVLKTRALPLGFELKIQPKGEFNFDENVFGVIVQYPNSDGEITDYSELVEKAHEKEIKVAVAADLMSLAILIPPGEWGADIVFGNSQRFGVPMGYGGPHAAFFAAREAFKRNMPGRIIGVTKDIHGNRALRMALQTREQHIKREKATSNICTAQALLAIMAGFFGVYHGPEGIIGIAERIHNITAFLAIEIEKLGYTQINKNFFDTIRFALPKHVMREDIEWLSHELEMNFRYFENGDVGISIDETTNPQDIGWIIEVFAKAANKKWQVAEEYPEDFEMDAAFKRTSEFMTEEVFNKYRSETEMVRYIKRLAKKDISLTQSMISLGSCTMKLNAATEMLPLSWIEFNGLHPFVPKNQARGYHEMMEELRRDLAEITGMADVSLQPNSGAAGEYAGLMVIQEYHKSRGEGQRDVVIIPASAHGTNPASAVMAGTKVVVVKCDDKGNVDMDDLRAKAELHKDKLSAFMVTYPSTHGVFEASIIEMCEVIHENGGQVYMDGANMNAQVGLTNPRMIGADVCHLNLHKTFAIPHGGGGPGVGPIGVASHLVEFLPSHPIMNNGHVGITAVSAAPWGSASVLPITYGYIKMMGAEGLTEATKLAILNANYIATALKDNYGILYTGENGRVAHELILECRHLKVSAGITEEDIAKRLMDYGFHAPTLSFPVHGTLMIEPTESESKDELDRFISALNSIFDEVKEVENGAADKADNVLKNAPHTAESVCADEWAHAYGREKAAYPLDWVRENKYWVPVGRVDNAWGDRNLICTCGSPEEYEAFAD from the coding sequence ATGTCTCAGGATAGATTTGTCACACGCCACATTGGCCCACGAGGATTAGAAGTTGCCGAAATGCTTGAATTTGTTGGTGTTTCGTCGATGGAGGAATTACTGGAACAAACAGTTCCTTCAAACATCAGGTTGCAACAGCCTTTAAAAATGAAGGAAGGATTGTCGGAAAGAAAATATTTCCGCCGTATTCTCGATCTGGCATCAAAGAATAAAGTATTCAATACTTACATTGGGATGGGATATTACGACACCATTACTCCGGCAGTGGTTTTGCGTAATGTGCTTGAAAATCCGGTGTGGTATACGTCTTACACGCCATACCAGGCCGAGATTTCGCAGGGACGACTGGAGGCATTGTTAAACTTTCAGACCATGGTTTGTGGTTTAACCGGAATGGATATTGCCAATGCATCGTTGCTGGATGAGGCTACTGCAGCTGCCGAAGCGATGGTGATGATGGCCAACCTTAGATCGCGGAAAATGGTAAAAGCCGGTGTAAATACCATTTTAGTGGATGACAAAATGTGGCCACAAACGCACGATGTTTTGAAAACACGTGCATTGCCACTGGGATTTGAACTGAAAATTCAGCCAAAAGGCGAATTTAATTTTGACGAGAATGTATTTGGCGTCATCGTTCAATATCCGAACTCGGATGGTGAGATAACAGACTATTCTGAGCTGGTTGAAAAAGCGCACGAAAAAGAAATAAAGGTGGCTGTTGCTGCCGATTTAATGTCGCTGGCCATTCTAATTCCTCCGGGAGAGTGGGGCGCCGATATTGTATTTGGTAATTCGCAGCGTTTTGGTGTGCCAATGGGGTATGGCGGACCACATGCTGCATTTTTTGCAGCCCGCGAAGCTTTTAAACGAAATATGCCGGGGCGAATTATTGGCGTAACCAAAGATATACACGGTAACCGGGCGCTTCGTATGGCATTGCAAACCCGCGAGCAACACATTAAACGTGAAAAAGCAACATCGAATATTTGTACAGCACAGGCGCTGTTGGCAATTATGGCTGGTTTCTTTGGTGTTTATCACGGACCGGAGGGAATTATCGGAATTGCCGAGCGTATTCATAATATAACTGCATTCCTTGCTATTGAAATTGAAAAACTGGGCTACACTCAGATCAATAAAAACTTCTTCGATACCATTCGTTTTGCGTTGCCAAAACATGTAATGCGCGAAGACATTGAATGGTTATCGCACGAGCTGGAAATGAACTTCCGCTATTTCGAAAATGGCGATGTTGGTATCAGTATCGACGAAACGACCAACCCGCAGGATATTGGCTGGATCATTGAAGTGTTTGCAAAAGCTGCTAATAAAAAATGGCAGGTGGCCGAAGAATATCCTGAAGATTTTGAAATGGATGCTGCGTTTAAAAGAACATCAGAATTTATGACCGAGGAGGTATTCAATAAATACCGTTCGGAAACCGAAATGGTTCGCTACATTAAACGATTGGCAAAAAAAGATATTTCGTTAACGCAATCGATGATTTCGTTGGGATCATGTACAATGAAACTGAATGCAGCAACGGAAATGTTACCGTTGAGCTGGATTGAATTTAACGGTTTACATCCGTTTGTTCCGAAAAACCAGGCACGCGGTTACCACGAAATGATGGAAGAACTGCGCCGCGATTTAGCTGAAATTACCGGAATGGCAGATGTTAGTTTGCAGCCAAACTCTGGTGCCGCCGGCGAATATGCCGGTTTAATGGTAATTCAGGAATACCACAAAAGCAGGGGCGAGGGCCAGCGTGATGTGGTGATTATTCCGGCTTCGGCACACGGAACTAACCCCGCAAGTGCGGTAATGGCCGGTACAAAAGTGGTTGTGGTAAAATGCGACGACAAAGGTAACGTTGATATGGACGACCTTCGTGCCAAAGCCGAACTGCACAAAGACAAGCTTTCGGCCTTTATGGTAACTTATCCATCAACGCACGGGGTTTTCGAGGCCTCGATTATTGAAATGTGTGAGGTGATTCATGAAAATGGTGGTCAGGTATACATGGACGGTGCCAACATGAATGCACAGGTTGGTTTAACTAATCCTCGAATGATTGGTGCCGATGTTTGTCACCTGAACCTGCATAAAACTTTTGCTATTCCACATGGTGGTGGTGGTCCCGGTGTTGGCCCGATCGGTGTTGCCAGTCATTTGGTAGAGTTTCTGCCATCGCACCCGATTATGAATAATGGCCACGTGGGAATAACGGCTGTTTCTGCAGCTCCGTGGGGAAGTGCCTCGGTGTTGCCGATTACTTACGGTTACATTAAAATGATGGGCGCTGAAGGGCTCACAGAAGCTACAAAACTGGCGATTCTGAATGCTAATTATATTGCCACAGCACTAAAAGATAATTACGGAATTTTATACACCGGCGAAAACGGACGCGTGGCGCACGAACTAATTTTGGAGTGCCGCCACCTGAAAGTTTCAGCCGGAATTACAGAAGAAGATATTGCCAAGCGTTTGATGGATTATGGATTTCACGCGCCAACGCTGTCATTTCCCGTTCATGGTACGTTAATGATTGAGCCAACTGAAAGTGAATCGAAAGATGAGCTGGATCGCTTTATCAGCGCTTTAAACTCCATTTTCGATGAGGTGAAAGAAGTGGAGAATGGTGCTGCCGACAAAGCTGATAATGTGCTGAAAAATGCGCCTCACACCGCCGAAAGTGTTTGTGCCGATGAATGGGCACACGCTTATGGCCGCGAGAAAGCTGCTTATCCGTTGGATTGGGTACGTGAGAATAAATACTGGGTGCCGGTTGGCCGTGTTGATAATGCCTGGGGTGATCGCAATCTGATTTGTACCTGTGGTTCGCCGGAAGAATATGAAGCTTTTGCTGACTAG